One segment of Acidimicrobiales bacterium DNA contains the following:
- a CDS encoding site-2 protease family protein, which translates to MIALIGWYPDITALRLILWVAVASAAVMWHELGHAFAARRLGASPTIELYGFGGATSWRPVGEPSRSQLIGVSFAGPFAGFVVGAAMGIGVAIAGGVGSGDARYFVLIVLWTNVGWGLVNLLPILPLDGGHILAELLPGDRATRTQRAALVSIVVAIAAIVGLLSIGVIFGALILGWIVMANVSSIRAERATRRRADLEEQARDALHRLGAGDSGAMGDIRGLLDELRPDSAPFRAVAIETAAATGNTSGARDLLQSSPEGEALPPGLYALVFAIESDGHDGVTELLEIFHREPVARHARWLALALRSAGRLDELASVMRATGVDDPDILSEAASVADALGHPSTARQVRSLGPDPSAT; encoded by the coding sequence TTGATCGCGCTGATCGGCTGGTACCCCGACATCACTGCACTGCGCCTCATTCTGTGGGTGGCGGTCGCGAGCGCGGCGGTGATGTGGCACGAACTCGGCCACGCCTTCGCCGCCCGTCGGCTCGGGGCGTCCCCCACCATCGAGCTCTACGGCTTCGGTGGGGCGACCAGCTGGCGACCGGTGGGCGAGCCTTCGCGGTCCCAACTGATCGGCGTGTCGTTCGCGGGCCCGTTCGCCGGATTCGTGGTCGGTGCCGCGATGGGGATCGGTGTTGCCATTGCCGGCGGCGTCGGAAGCGGGGACGCCCGCTACTTCGTGCTGATCGTGCTCTGGACGAACGTCGGATGGGGGCTGGTGAACCTGTTGCCGATCCTGCCCCTCGATGGGGGGCACATCCTCGCCGAGCTGCTCCCGGGCGACCGGGCGACCCGCACGCAACGGGCCGCCCTCGTGTCGATCGTCGTCGCGATCGCGGCAATCGTCGGTCTGCTGTCGATCGGTGTGATCTTCGGTGCCCTGATCCTCGGCTGGATCGTCATGGCCAACGTTTCATCGATCCGGGCCGAGCGAGCGACGCGTCGGCGGGCCGACCTCGAGGAGCAAGCCCGCGACGCCCTCCATCGACTCGGCGCCGGTGATTCGGGCGCGATGGGTGACATTCGCGGCCTTCTCGACGAGCTCCGACCCGACTCGGCGCCCTTCCGGGCTGTGGCCATCGAGACCGCCGCCGCCACGGGCAACACCAGCGGCGCGCGCGACCTGCTGCAGTCGTCACCCGAGGGCGAGGCCCTCCCGCCGGGGCTCTACGCGCTGGTCTTCGCGATCGAGAGCGACGGGCATGACGGCGTCACCGAGCTGCTCGAGATCTTCCACCGTGAGCCGGTCGCTCGACACGCGCGCTGGCTGGCTTTGGCGTTGCGCAGCGCAGGACGGCTCGACGAGCTCGCATCGGTCATGCGAGCGACCGGCGTCGACGACCCGGACATCCTGAGCGAGGCGGCGTCGGTCGCTGACGCCCTCGGCCACCCGTCGACCGCCCGGCAGGTCCGCTCCCTCGGCCCCGACCCCTCCGCAACTTGA
- a CDS encoding MOSC domain-containing protein: MSEQPTVVGIHLAKATRLGMKPVGSAEIETNAGLVGDRYHGSKHRQLSVQSQSELAEAEEKFGRLIDPLLTRRNVTISHGDIPRSPGHRWLIGEIELEVVRDAAPCKMLDMEIGDGARTAMRRRAGVICRVVSGGTVTLGDEVRL; the protein is encoded by the coding sequence GTGAGCGAGCAGCCGACGGTGGTCGGGATCCACCTCGCGAAGGCAACCCGGCTGGGAATGAAGCCGGTCGGCTCTGCGGAGATCGAGACGAACGCCGGCCTCGTCGGCGACCGCTACCACGGGTCGAAACACCGCCAGCTCAGCGTGCAGTCGCAGAGCGAACTCGCCGAGGCGGAGGAGAAGTTCGGCCGGCTGATCGACCCGCTCCTCACCCGGCGCAACGTCACGATCAGTCATGGTGACATTCCGCGTTCGCCTGGTCACCGCTGGCTGATCGGTGAGATCGAGCTCGAGGTCGTTCGAGACGCGGCACCGTGCAAGATGCTCGACATGGAGATCGGCGACGGCGCTCGTACCGCGATGCGACGACGGGCCGGCGTCATCTGCCGGGTCGTCTCCGGCGGAACGGTGACACTCGGCGACGAGGTCCGGCTGTGA
- a CDS encoding PEP-utilizing enzyme, with the protein MGADCEVVGIGVSPGVGRGELHVDVDAALDALDAGRHVVLALDMSSPADVVAMTRAAAIIAVRGNLHSHTAIVANAAGVPAVVGLMDMVIGATGVEIDGVAVPVGTAMMVDGALGVVRWDAP; encoded by the coding sequence GTGGGAGCGGATTGTGAGGTCGTCGGTATCGGCGTGAGCCCGGGGGTCGGGCGGGGGGAGCTCCATGTCGATGTCGATGCTGCGCTGGACGCGCTCGACGCCGGCAGGCACGTCGTGCTGGCGCTCGACATGTCATCGCCGGCGGATGTCGTCGCGATGACCAGGGCGGCGGCGATCATCGCCGTGCGAGGCAACCTGCACAGCCACACGGCGATCGTCGCGAACGCAGCGGGAGTGCCGGCGGTCGTCGGTCTCATGGACATGGTCATCGGCGCCACCGGTGTCGAGATCGATGGCGTGGCCGTCCCCGTCGGCACGGCCATGATGGTCGATGGCGCATTGGGTGTCGTTCGCTGGGACGCGCCGTGA